A window from Pseudomonas kribbensis encodes these proteins:
- a CDS encoding MFS transporter, with amino-acid sequence MTATTHAMTRGMVLLFAFCCGAIVANIYYAQPIIGLIAPDIGLTDTMASFIVSLTQIGYALGLFFLVPLADLLENRRLMIITTVVAIASLLGAAFTDQPNVFLLISLLVGFSSVSVQILIPLAAHLAPEESRGRVVGGIMGGLLLGILLARPVSSVVADHLGWRAMFMIAAALMAAISIVLALTVPKRQPDHSASYGQLIGSLWTLLRQQPVLRQRAFYQACMFATFSLFWTAVPLELARNHGLSQSEIAIFALVGAIGAIAAPISGRLADAGHTRVASLLAMLFASLSFLPAFIHPAYSVIGLAVTGVVLDFCVQMNMVLGQRAVYSLDAKSRGRLNALYMTSIFIGGAFGSSVASAVYEHGGWLWIVIVGSAFPLLALVRFLSVSQKTVMATA; translated from the coding sequence ATGACCGCCACAACTCACGCAATGACCCGAGGCATGGTGCTGCTGTTCGCTTTCTGCTGCGGCGCCATCGTTGCCAACATCTACTATGCCCAGCCGATCATCGGTCTGATTGCGCCGGACATCGGCCTGACCGACACCATGGCCAGTTTCATCGTGTCGCTGACCCAGATCGGTTACGCGCTGGGGCTGTTCTTCCTGGTGCCGCTGGCGGATCTGCTGGAAAACCGCCGTTTGATGATCATCACCACCGTGGTGGCGATTGCCAGTCTGCTGGGGGCGGCGTTTACCGATCAACCGAATGTGTTCCTATTGATTTCGTTGCTGGTGGGTTTCAGCTCGGTGTCGGTGCAGATCCTGATTCCGCTGGCGGCGCATCTGGCGCCGGAGGAATCCCGTGGCCGTGTGGTCGGCGGGATCATGGGCGGCCTGCTGCTGGGGATTCTGCTGGCGCGTCCGGTGTCGAGTGTGGTCGCTGACCATCTCGGCTGGCGGGCGATGTTCATGATCGCGGCGGCGTTGATGGCGGCGATCAGCATCGTGCTGGCCCTGACCGTGCCCAAGCGCCAGCCGGATCACAGCGCCTCCTATGGCCAGTTGATCGGTTCGCTGTGGACGCTGCTGCGCCAGCAACCGGTGCTGCGTCAGCGGGCGTTCTACCAGGCCTGCATGTTCGCCACCTTCAGCCTGTTCTGGACCGCCGTGCCGCTGGAACTGGCGCGCAACCATGGCCTGTCCCAGAGTGAAATCGCGATCTTCGCCCTGGTCGGCGCCATCGGTGCCATCGCCGCCCCGATCAGCGGACGCCTGGCCGACGCCGGCCACACCCGCGTCGCCTCGCTGCTGGCCATGCTGTTCGCCAGCCTGAGCTTCCTGCCGGCCTTCATCCACCCGGCCTACAGCGTGATCGGCCTGGCCGTGACCGGTGTGGTGCTCGACTTCTGCGTACAGATGAACATGGTGCTCGGCCAGCGTGCGGTCTACTCCCTCGACGCCAAAAGCCGCGGCCGCCTCAACGCGCTGTACATGACCAGCATCTTCATCGGCGGCGCCTTCGGCTCGTCGGTGGCCAGTGCGGTGTACGAACATGGCGGCTGGCTGTGGATCGTGATTGTTGGCAGTGCGTTTCCGCTGCTGGCGCTGGTGCGGTTTTTGAGTGTGTCCCAGAAAACAGTGATGGCAACTGCTTGA
- a CDS encoding urea transporter, producing the protein MPANHFNTHCPDWAEALLNGFSQIFLQRHPLCGLLCLLAILFTAPVLFAGALLGAVAGLLTAQRRNYAKADRQAGLFSYNGVLVGLLLSLYFPWSPMLPPLILAAGGLSAMITQQWLKRTRLSEYLPAYTAPFVLLSWVFLCFAEPATPAPALELNTLNLLGAALKGLGQVMFLDHPLAGALIAAGLLIADRRAFAWAMAASAIGLGSSLLHHDSQVALLGLGGYNAVLAALAFSTQRQQPWLPLFGIGLALLVTPLFGALGLATLTAPFILACWLLRTGIRLMRQPELNAAPCADGENQPRLR; encoded by the coding sequence ATGCCTGCCAACCATTTCAACACCCACTGCCCCGACTGGGCCGAAGCCTTGCTCAATGGTTTCAGTCAGATCTTCCTCCAGCGCCACCCGTTGTGTGGCCTGCTGTGCCTTTTGGCCATTTTATTCACCGCGCCGGTGCTGTTCGCCGGCGCGCTGCTCGGCGCGGTCGCCGGGCTGCTTACCGCGCAACGGCGCAACTACGCCAAGGCTGATCGCCAGGCCGGACTGTTCAGCTACAACGGCGTGCTAGTCGGCCTGTTGCTGAGCCTGTATTTCCCCTGGTCGCCGATGCTGCCGCCGCTGATTCTGGCCGCCGGTGGCCTAAGCGCGATGATCACGCAGCAGTGGCTCAAACGCACACGCCTCAGCGAATACCTGCCGGCCTACACCGCGCCCTTCGTGTTGCTGAGCTGGGTGTTCCTGTGCTTCGCCGAGCCTGCGACGCCGGCTCCGGCGCTTGAACTGAACACGCTGAACCTGCTTGGTGCCGCCCTGAAGGGGCTGGGCCAGGTGATGTTCCTCGACCATCCGCTGGCCGGTGCATTGATCGCCGCCGGTCTGCTGATCGCCGATCGCCGGGCATTTGCCTGGGCAATGGCGGCCTCGGCGATTGGTCTGGGCTCAAGCCTGTTGCACCACGACAGTCAGGTCGCGCTGCTCGGTCTGGGTGGTTACAACGCGGTGCTCGCCGCCCTCGCCTTCAGCACCCAGCGCCAGCAACCGTGGTTGCCGCTGTTCGGCATTGGCCTGGCGCTGCTGGTGACCCCGCTGTTCGGTGCCCTTGGCCTGGCGACGCTCACCGCACCGTTCATTCTTGCCTGCTGGCTGCTGCGCACCGGCATTCGCCTGATGCGCCAACCCGAGTTGAACGCGGCGCCTTGCGCTGACGGGGAGAATCAACCTAGGCTGCGCTGA
- a CDS encoding glycerate kinase type-2 family protein, with amino-acid sequence MSVDPQQLLRELFATAIDAAHPNQVLEAHLPADRTGRVIVIGAGKAAAAMAQVVERCWEGEVSGLVVTRYGHGAPCEKIEVVEAAHPVPDAAGLAVAKRVLELVSNLTEDDRVIFLLSGGGSALLALPAEGITLADKQSINKALLKSGATIGEMNCVRKHLSAIKGGRLGKACWPATVYTYAISDVPGDLATVIASGPTVADPSTSAEALAIIKRYGIEIPASVRTWLQSPESETVKPGDPSLARSHFQLIARPQQSLDAAAVKCRQAGFSTLILGDLEGESREVAKVHAGIARQIIHHGQPLAAPCVILSGGETTVTVRGNGRGGRNAEFLLSLTDSLKGQPGVYALAGDTDGIDGSEDNAGAIMTPDSYARAAALGLSASDELDNNNGYGYFAALDALIVTEPTRTNVNDFRAILILESSKS; translated from the coding sequence ATGTCGGTCGATCCGCAACAACTGCTGCGCGAGCTGTTTGCCACAGCCATCGACGCGGCCCATCCGAACCAGGTCCTCGAAGCCCATTTGCCTGCCGATCGCACAGGTCGCGTGATCGTCATCGGTGCCGGCAAGGCTGCCGCTGCCATGGCGCAAGTGGTCGAGCGCTGCTGGGAAGGTGAAGTCTCGGGCCTTGTGGTGACCCGCTACGGTCACGGCGCCCCGTGCGAAAAAATCGAAGTGGTCGAAGCCGCGCATCCGGTGCCGGACGCTGCTGGTCTGGCCGTGGCCAAACGCGTGCTGGAACTGGTCAGCAATCTGACCGAAGACGACCGCGTGATCTTCCTGCTGTCCGGCGGCGGTTCTGCCCTGCTGGCGCTGCCGGCCGAAGGCATCACCCTGGCCGACAAACAATCGATCAACAAAGCCCTGCTCAAATCCGGCGCGACCATCGGCGAGATGAACTGCGTGCGCAAGCACCTCTCGGCGATCAAGGGCGGACGCCTGGGCAAGGCCTGCTGGCCGGCGACTGTTTATACCTACGCGATTTCTGATGTACCGGGCGACCTCGCCACGGTCATCGCCTCCGGCCCGACCGTGGCCGACCCGAGCACCAGCGCCGAAGCACTGGCGATCATCAAGCGCTACGGCATCGAGATCCCGGCCTCCGTCCGCACCTGGCTGCAAAGCCCGGAATCGGAAACCGTCAAACCCGGTGACCCGAGTCTGGCCCGCAGTCATTTCCAGTTGATCGCCCGTCCTCAGCAATCGCTGGATGCGGCGGCGGTGAAATGCCGTCAAGCCGGTTTCAGCACGCTGATCCTCGGCGACCTGGAAGGCGAATCCCGCGAAGTGGCGAAAGTCCACGCCGGCATTGCGCGCCAGATCATCCATCACGGCCAGCCACTGGCGGCACCGTGCGTGATTCTCTCCGGCGGCGAAACCACCGTGACCGTGCGCGGCAATGGCCGTGGCGGACGCAACGCCGAATTCCTCCTCAGCCTCACCGACAGCCTCAAGGGCCAGCCCGGCGTGTATGCGCTGGCCGGTGACACCGACGGCATCGACGGCTCGGAAGACAACGCCGGCGCGATCATGACCCCGGACAGCTACGCCCGCGCCGCCGCCCTGGGCCTGAGCGCCAGCGACGAGCTGGATAACAACAACGGTTACGGCTACTTCGCGGCGCTCGATGCGCTGATCGTCACCGAGCCGACCCGCACCAACGTCAACGACTTCCGCGCCATCCTGATCCTCGAGAGCTCTAAATCATGA
- a CDS encoding LysR family transcriptional regulator, with protein MDRLAAMETFVYVVETGSFSAAARRLDIGQPAVSKTIAQLETRLGVRLLLRSTRGLTPTEAGLAFFERARRALEEADEADNAARGVAGGLSGNLRVSTAVTFGRMHVVPHLGPFLDQHPQLNVDLLLDDQNINLVEEGIDVALRLGPLSDSGLTVRKIAECRRVIVGTPAYFASHGEPACPADLSRHRAVIYNRGGGATWHFTKADEEQSVTVNGRLRVSAAEGLREAVLAHQGLGMGSEWMVAPELASGAVKAVMSDWVLPKQELWAVFPTGRMASAKARVFVEYVQGMLMKKP; from the coding sequence ATGGACCGCCTCGCCGCCATGGAAACCTTCGTCTACGTCGTGGAAACCGGCTCGTTTTCTGCCGCTGCCCGGCGACTGGATATCGGCCAGCCCGCCGTGTCGAAAACCATCGCCCAACTCGAAACCCGCCTCGGCGTACGCCTGCTGTTGCGTTCGACCCGAGGCCTGACGCCGACCGAGGCCGGCCTGGCATTTTTCGAGCGGGCCAGGCGTGCACTCGAAGAAGCCGACGAGGCCGACAACGCTGCCCGAGGCGTGGCCGGCGGCCTGAGCGGAAATCTGCGGGTCAGCACGGCCGTGACCTTCGGCCGGATGCATGTGGTGCCGCACCTGGGGCCGTTCCTCGATCAACACCCGCAACTCAATGTCGACCTGTTGCTCGACGACCAGAACATCAACCTCGTGGAAGAAGGCATCGACGTCGCCCTGCGCCTGGGGCCGCTCAGCGACTCCGGCCTGACCGTGCGCAAGATCGCCGAATGCCGGCGCGTCATCGTTGGCACTCCAGCCTACTTCGCCAGTCACGGTGAACCTGCCTGCCCTGCCGATCTGAGCCGACACCGCGCCGTCATCTACAACCGTGGCGGAGGCGCCACCTGGCATTTCACCAAGGCCGATGAAGAACAGTCGGTGACCGTCAACGGCCGTCTGCGCGTCAGCGCTGCCGAAGGTTTGCGCGAGGCGGTGCTGGCCCATCAGGGGCTGGGGATGGGCTCGGAGTGGATGGTTGCACCAGAACTGGCCAGTGGCGCAGTGAAGGCTGTCATGAGCGATTGGGTTTTGCCGAAGCAGGAGCTGTGGGCGGTGTTTCCGACGGGCAGGATGGCCAGCGCCAAGGCGCGGGTGTTTGTTGAGTATGTGCAGGGAATGTTGATGAAAAAGCCGTAA
- a CDS encoding sulfate ABC transporter substrate-binding protein produces the protein MKKLFGASLLAAGLAFGSVAQAAPTLLNVSYDVMRDFYKDYNTAFQKHWQAEHNENITVQMSFGGSSKQARSVIDGLPADVITMNMATDINALADNGKLVPENWVTRLPNNSAPFTSATVFIVRKGNPKALKDWPDLLKDGVQVIVPNPKTSGNGRYTYLSAWGYVLKNGGDENKAKDFVGKLFKQAPVLDTGGRAATTTFMTNQIGDVLVTFENEAEMIAREFGRDQFEVIYPSVSAEAEPPVSVVDKVVEKKGSRAAAEEYLKYLWSPEGQEIAAANYLRPRDPAVLAKYTDRFPKVDFLSVEKTFGDWRTVQKTHFNDGGIFDQIYNGQ, from the coding sequence GTGAAAAAACTCTTTGGCGCCTCACTTCTCGCCGCTGGTCTTGCCTTCGGCAGCGTGGCTCAGGCCGCACCGACCCTGCTTAACGTTTCCTACGACGTGATGCGCGATTTCTACAAGGACTACAACACTGCGTTCCAGAAACACTGGCAGGCCGAACACAACGAAAACATCACGGTGCAGATGTCTTTCGGCGGCTCGAGCAAGCAAGCCCGCTCCGTGATCGACGGCCTGCCGGCTGACGTCATCACCATGAACATGGCGACTGACATCAACGCTCTGGCCGATAACGGCAAACTGGTCCCGGAGAACTGGGTCACCCGTCTGCCGAACAACAGTGCGCCGTTCACCTCCGCGACCGTGTTCATCGTGCGCAAGGGCAACCCGAAAGCCCTGAAAGACTGGCCGGACCTACTCAAGGACGGCGTGCAGGTGATCGTGCCGAACCCGAAAACCTCGGGCAACGGCCGCTACACCTACCTGTCGGCCTGGGGCTACGTGCTGAAAAACGGCGGTGACGAGAACAAGGCGAAAGACTTTGTCGGCAAACTGTTCAAGCAAGCGCCGGTGCTGGACACCGGTGGCCGTGCCGCCACCACCACGTTCATGACCAACCAGATCGGCGACGTGCTGGTGACCTTCGAGAACGAAGCCGAAATGATCGCCCGCGAATTCGGCCGCGACCAGTTCGAAGTCATCTACCCAAGCGTCTCCGCCGAAGCCGAGCCGCCTGTATCGGTGGTCGATAAAGTCGTCGAGAAGAAAGGCTCCCGCGCCGCCGCCGAGGAATACCTGAAGTACCTGTGGTCGCCGGAAGGCCAGGAAATCGCTGCGGCCAACTACCTGCGTCCGCGTGACCCGGCGGTCCTGGCCAAGTACACCGACCGCTTCCCGAAAGTCGACTTCCTGTCGGTCGAGAAAACCTTCGGCGACTGGCGCACCGTGCAGAAGACCCACTTCAACGACGGCGGGATCTTCGACCAGATCTACAACGGCCAGTAA
- a CDS encoding type II toxin-antitoxin system HicA family toxin, with protein sequence MQSRLLIKELEEAGWTLDRITGSHHIFTHRYNPYTIPVPHPKKDLPVGTVKSIRRRAGLYNPPASDTGDS encoded by the coding sequence GTGCAGAGCAGGTTATTGATCAAGGAGCTGGAGGAAGCAGGCTGGACGCTGGATCGGATTACCGGCAGTCATCACATCTTCACGCACCGTTACAACCCTTACACGATTCCCGTTCCTCACCCGAAGAAGGATTTGCCGGTCGGGACGGTCAAGAGCATCAGGAGGCGCGCCGGGTTATACAACCCGCCAGCCAGTGACACAGGAGATTCGTAA
- the pyk gene encoding pyruvate kinase — protein sequence MTPDKKVKILATLGPAVDGIEDIRELVEAGVNIFRLNFSHGDHADHAKRYQWIREVERQLNYPLGILMDLQGPKLRVGKFADGKVQLHRGQAFRLDLDTTPGDERRVNLPHPEIIAALEAGMDLLLDDGKLRLRVVTKYSDAIDTTVLNGGELSDRKGVNVPQAVLDLSPLTTKDRRDLSFGLELGVDWVALSFVQRPQDIIEARELIGDKAFLMAKIEKPSAVEQLREIAELSDAIMVARGDLGVEVPAESVPQIQKNIITTCRQLGKPVVVATQMLESMRFSPAPTRAEVTDVANAVAEGADAVMLSAETASGEYPLEAVQMMSKIIRQVENGPDYQTQLDVSRPKAEATVSDAISCAIRRISNVLPVAVLVNYSESGASSLRAARERPKAPILNLTPNLQTARRLSVAWGIHSVVNDRLRQVDEVCSTALEIAQAQGMAERGDTLLITAGVPFGQPGSTNSLRIETLI from the coding sequence ATGACGCCTGACAAAAAGGTCAAAATCCTCGCCACCCTCGGGCCTGCCGTCGACGGCATCGAAGACATCCGCGAGCTGGTCGAGGCCGGGGTCAACATCTTCCGCCTCAACTTCAGCCACGGCGATCACGCCGACCACGCCAAGCGCTATCAGTGGATCCGCGAAGTCGAGCGCCAGCTCAACTACCCGCTCGGCATCCTGATGGACCTGCAAGGGCCGAAACTGCGGGTCGGCAAGTTCGCTGACGGCAAGGTTCAACTGCATCGCGGCCAAGCGTTTCGCCTCGATCTGGACACAACACCGGGCGACGAACGCCGGGTGAACCTGCCGCATCCGGAGATCATCGCGGCGCTGGAAGCCGGGATGGATCTGCTGCTTGACGACGGCAAACTGCGTCTGCGGGTCGTCACCAAATACAGCGATGCGATCGACACCACCGTGCTCAATGGCGGCGAACTGTCGGATCGCAAAGGCGTGAACGTGCCGCAAGCCGTACTCGATCTGAGCCCGCTGACCACCAAGGATCGCCGCGACCTGAGCTTCGGCCTGGAGCTGGGTGTGGACTGGGTGGCGCTGTCGTTCGTGCAGCGTCCGCAAGACATCATCGAGGCCCGCGAGCTGATCGGCGACAAGGCGTTCCTGATGGCGAAAATCGAGAAGCCGTCGGCCGTCGAGCAACTGCGCGAGATCGCCGAGCTGAGCGACGCGATCATGGTTGCCCGCGGCGACCTTGGCGTGGAAGTGCCGGCCGAAAGCGTGCCGCAGATCCAGAAAAACATCATCACCACCTGCCGCCAGCTCGGCAAACCGGTGGTGGTGGCAACGCAGATGCTCGAGTCGATGCGCTTCTCCCCGGCCCCGACCCGCGCCGAAGTCACCGACGTGGCCAACGCCGTGGCCGAAGGTGCCGATGCGGTGATGCTGTCGGCGGAAACCGCGTCCGGCGAATACCCGCTGGAAGCCGTGCAGATGATGAGCAAGATCATCCGCCAGGTGGAGAACGGTCCGGATTACCAGACCCAACTCGACGTGAGTCGGCCAAAAGCCGAAGCGACCGTGTCCGATGCCATCAGCTGTGCGATTCGCCGGATCAGCAACGTGCTGCCGGTGGCGGTGCTGGTCAACTACAGCGAGTCCGGCGCATCGAGTCTGCGTGCGGCGCGGGAGCGGCCGAAAGCGCCGATCCTCAACCTGACGCCGAACCTGCAGACCGCCCGCCGCTTGAGCGTGGCGTGGGGCATTCACTCGGTGGTCAATGATCGGCTGCGCCAGGTGGATGAAGTGTGCTCGACCGCGCTGGAAATCGCTCAGGCTCAAGGAATGGCCGAGCGTGGCGATACGTTGCTGATCACCGCGGGTGTGCCGTTTGGGCAGCCGGGGTCGACTAATTCGCTGCGGATCGAAACATTGATTTAA
- a CDS encoding ion transporter: MNGNNTWRDRLYVIIFQTDTVAGRRFDKTLLLIILASLVTVILDSIDDIHQNYADVLAYIEWGFTVIFLGEYLLRLYCSPKPLRYAFSFYGLVDLLAIVPGILALYYSDAQYLLIIRVIRMLRIFRVLKLGPYLKQAHYLLDALRGSKQKILVFLLSVCTLVTVFGTLMYVVEGPEHGFTSIPKGIYWAIVTLTTVGYGDIVPRTVLGQVISSLVMITGYSIIAVPTGIFTAELATAMRGGQLQHDCPVCKKDNHEHEASFCSRCGNALFKKME; this comes from the coding sequence ATGAACGGCAACAACACGTGGCGTGATCGCCTGTACGTGATCATCTTTCAGACTGACACAGTAGCGGGACGTCGTTTCGACAAGACCCTGCTGCTGATCATCCTCGCCAGTCTGGTGACGGTGATCCTCGACAGCATCGATGACATCCACCAGAACTACGCCGATGTGCTGGCGTACATCGAGTGGGGCTTCACCGTCATCTTTCTCGGCGAATACCTGCTGCGCCTGTATTGCTCGCCCAAGCCGCTGCGCTACGCCTTCAGTTTCTACGGGCTGGTGGACTTGCTGGCGATCGTGCCCGGCATCCTCGCGCTGTATTACAGCGATGCCCAGTACCTGCTGATCATCCGGGTGATCCGGATGCTGCGGATCTTCCGTGTGCTCAAGCTCGGCCCGTACCTGAAACAGGCGCATTACCTGCTCGACGCCCTGCGCGGCAGCAAGCAGAAAATCCTCGTGTTCCTGCTCAGCGTCTGCACCCTGGTCACGGTGTTCGGCACCTTGATGTACGTGGTCGAAGGCCCGGAACATGGCTTCACCAGCATTCCCAAAGGCATCTATTGGGCTATCGTGACCCTGACCACCGTGGGTTATGGCGACATCGTGCCGAGGACCGTGCTGGGCCAGGTGATTTCGTCGCTGGTGATGATCACCGGTTATTCGATCATCGCCGTACCCACCGGGATTTTCACCGCTGAACTGGCCACGGCGATGCGCGGCGGTCAGCTGCAGCACGATTGCCCGGTGTGCAAGAAAGACAACCATGAACACGAAGCGTCGTTCTGCTCCCGTTGTGGCAATGCGCTGTTCAAGAAAATGGAATAA
- a CDS encoding helix-turn-helix domain-containing protein codes for MSTVIHPSISLPVEREVKAAIEGQRALAAYLATHFETQHIQIFDEQNEAHRVELPTSALRLLIDILAELAAGNAVQVVPVHAELTTQEAADLLNVSRPHLIKLLESGELSYHKTGKHRRVRFADLMDYKNRRTTASEQAMALLAEQAQALRTGYE; via the coding sequence ATGTCGACCGTTATTCATCCCTCCATCAGCCTCCCCGTAGAACGTGAAGTCAAAGCCGCCATTGAAGGGCAGCGTGCCCTGGCTGCTTACCTTGCGACCCATTTCGAGACCCAACACATCCAGATTTTCGACGAGCAGAATGAAGCTCATCGCGTCGAACTGCCTACCTCGGCCCTGCGCCTGCTGATCGACATTCTGGCGGAGCTGGCAGCCGGCAACGCGGTCCAGGTCGTGCCGGTGCATGCTGAATTGACGACTCAGGAAGCCGCCGACCTGCTCAACGTCTCACGCCCACACCTCATAAAACTGCTGGAAAGCGGCGAGTTGTCCTACCACAAAACAGGCAAGCACCGACGTGTGCGCTTTGCCGATCTGATGGACTATAAGAACCGGCGCACCACCGCCAGCGAGCAGGCAATGGCGCTTCTCGCAGAGCAAGCTCAGGCGTTAAGGACAGGATACGAGTGA
- a CDS encoding type II toxin-antitoxin system HicB family antitoxin, giving the protein MQYPICIEWGDENTAIGIQIPDIPGAVTAGDTFEDAYNAAVEIAHIMLQEIAADGDPIPMPTSAATHRNNPEFADMGWGMLELDISPYMGKTEKVNVTLPGYVIQRIDRYVREHNVKSRSSFLADAAMEKLVRH; this is encoded by the coding sequence ATGCAATACCCAATCTGCATCGAGTGGGGCGACGAGAACACCGCCATCGGTATTCAGATCCCCGATATTCCCGGCGCGGTAACGGCCGGTGATACGTTTGAGGATGCCTACAACGCAGCCGTAGAGATTGCCCACATCATGCTGCAGGAGATCGCGGCGGATGGTGACCCGATTCCGATGCCGACCTCGGCGGCCACTCATCGCAACAACCCGGAATTTGCCGACATGGGCTGGGGCATGCTGGAGCTGGATATTTCGCCGTACATGGGCAAGACCGAAAAGGTCAACGTGACGTTGCCCGGTTATGTCATCCAGCGTATCGACCGCTATGTGCGCGAGCACAACGTCAAAAGTCGTTCATCCTTTCTGGCGGATGCCGCCATGGAAAAACTGGTCCGGCATTGA
- a CDS encoding DUF5666 domain-containing protein: MFRQLLRHTTTLLMIGVLSAGSVYAGEAPGMRMGIRGEITGVSPDSLKVHVNTGENVVVQLTPDTKVRAVTLANIEDIKPGSYIGSAAIPQEDGTLKALEVHVFPPELAGSGDGHRPFDLAKGSSMTNGSVGDLVVSNGRVLTVNYKGGQQKILVPEDVPIVNLTPGDRSLLKVGVKIVTFVTQSADGTLTAQSISAGKDGVKPPM; encoded by the coding sequence ATGTTTCGTCAGTTGCTTCGCCACACCACGACTCTTTTGATGATCGGCGTACTCAGTGCCGGCAGCGTCTACGCCGGCGAAGCCCCGGGCATGCGCATGGGCATACGCGGCGAAATCACCGGGGTCAGCCCCGACTCCCTCAAAGTACATGTCAACACGGGCGAAAACGTAGTGGTCCAGTTGACCCCGGACACCAAGGTCCGCGCCGTCACCCTGGCCAACATCGAAGACATCAAGCCCGGCAGCTACATCGGTTCGGCAGCCATTCCCCAGGAGGATGGCACGCTCAAGGCGCTGGAGGTTCACGTGTTCCCGCCGGAGCTGGCCGGCAGCGGCGATGGTCACCGGCCGTTCGACCTCGCCAAGGGCAGCAGCATGACCAATGGCAGCGTCGGCGATCTGGTGGTGAGCAACGGCCGGGTGCTGACCGTCAACTACAAGGGTGGCCAGCAGAAGATCCTGGTGCCGGAGGACGTGCCGATCGTCAACTTGACGCCGGGCGATCGCAGCCTGCTCAAGGTCGGGGTGAAGATCGTTACCTTCGTGACCCAGAGCGCGGACGGCACGTTGACCGCGCAATCGATATCGGCCGGCAAGGATGGCGTGAAACCACCGATGTAA
- the ccmI gene encoding c-type cytochrome biogenesis protein CcmI, producing the protein MIDFWLAAGLLLLVALSFLLIPVLRERRAQREEDRTALNVALFQERVAELQSQQAEGVLDAAQMDSGRAEAARELLADTEGVAPTRVSKLGKPLPLLAAVLVPVLGLGLYLHFGAADKVELTREFAQAPQSMEEMTRRLERAVAAQPDSAEGLYFLGRTYMAQDRPADAAKMFERAANLAGRQPELLGQWAQAQYFADGKKWSDKIQALTDEALKADPKEVTSLGLLGIAAFEGERYQQAIDYWNRLLEQLPANDKSREALQGGIARATEKLEASGGKVAQAPVAKTALLKVSVDLASELKGKVQPGDSVFIFARAVSGPPAPLAAKRLTVADLPVTVELGDADAMMPQLKLSNFPEVQLVARVSRAGQPTAGEWVGRSGPLASSTTAPQKLTIDSPDK; encoded by the coding sequence ATGATTGATTTCTGGCTTGCCGCAGGGCTGTTGCTTCTGGTCGCCCTGAGTTTTCTGCTGATTCCTGTTTTGCGTGAACGTCGCGCCCAGCGTGAAGAGGATCGGACTGCCCTGAACGTCGCCCTGTTTCAGGAACGTGTCGCCGAACTGCAATCGCAGCAGGCTGAAGGCGTGCTCGATGCCGCGCAAATGGACAGCGGCCGCGCCGAAGCAGCTCGTGAGTTGCTGGCCGACACCGAAGGTGTGGCGCCGACCCGGGTTTCGAAACTGGGCAAGCCGTTGCCGTTGCTGGCGGCCGTGCTGGTGCCGGTGCTGGGGCTCGGTCTGTACCTGCATTTTGGTGCCGCTGACAAAGTCGAACTGACCCGCGAGTTCGCCCAGGCACCACAGTCGATGGAAGAGATGACCCGGCGGCTGGAGCGCGCCGTGGCCGCGCAACCGGATTCCGCCGAAGGCCTGTATTTCCTCGGTCGCACCTACATGGCTCAGGATCGTCCGGCGGATGCGGCGAAAATGTTCGAGCGCGCCGCCAACCTGGCCGGTCGTCAACCGGAGTTGCTCGGCCAGTGGGCGCAGGCGCAGTACTTCGCCGATGGCAAGAAGTGGTCGGACAAGATCCAGGCGTTGACTGACGAGGCGCTGAAGGCTGATCCGAAAGAAGTCACCAGCCTCGGCCTGCTCGGTATCGCCGCGTTCGAAGGTGAGCGCTATCAGCAAGCCATCGACTACTGGAATCGCCTGCTGGAGCAACTGCCGGCGAATGACAAATCCCGCGAAGCCCTGCAGGGCGGTATCGCGCGAGCGACCGAGAAACTTGAAGCCAGCGGCGGCAAGGTGGCTCAGGCGCCGGTGGCGAAAACCGCGCTGCTCAAGGTCAGCGTCGATCTGGCCAGCGAGCTCAAGGGCAAGGTGCAACCGGGCGACAGCGTGTTCATCTTCGCCCGCGCCGTTTCCGGCCCTCCAGCGCCGCTGGCCGCCAAGCGTCTGACCGTTGCCGACCTGCCGGTAACCGTCGAGCTGGGCGATGCCGATGCAATGATGCCGCAGTTGAAACTGTCGAACTTTCCTGAAGTCCAACTGGTTGCGCGCGTCTCCCGTGCCGGTCAGCCGACCGCCGGTGAGTGGGTAGGCCGCAGCGGGCCTCTGGCCAGCAGCACCACCGCGCCACAAAAACTGACCATCGACAGCCCGGACAAATAG